The sequence below is a genomic window from Nitrosomonas sp..
CGCGGGTTTTATGGGTTTCTTTGGGGCGACCGCTACCTGAACATATATCAAGCGTCGATGTTATACTGCTACAGCAGTTCGCTTACCGTACATTGATTACCATTACGCGAAGAAAGATTTTTATTTTTCATGGCAAACAATAACAATTCATTATCCTCAAATCAGCAGGTATTCATCAGCTATAGCCGCGCAGACCGTGAAGCATGTATCCAGTTGCGTTCCGAGCTGGAAAAATCAGGGTTCAGCGTATTTCGTGATGAAGATGATATTTACCCCGGTGATCAATGGGTAAGCGAACTGGAAAAGGCGCTGGAGCACTGCACTGCGTTTGTGCTGTTGATTGGTAAAGATGGTGTGCAGCGCTGGGTGAGTGCGGAATATCATGTGGCATTGCGGCGGCATTACGCAAAAGCTGAAGATATGAGGCCACTGTCAATTTTTCCGATCTTACTGGAAGATGCTTCAGCGGCATCAATACCATCGTTTCTGAAGTCATTTCAAGCGATCCACTGGAATTTTCCCGAACCGCTACCGCACAAGTTACTCGAAGCCATCAAACCCCACCCGGTTGGCAACAGCATCGCCTTATTCGACGGTTGTCCTTTTTTGGGTTTGAGTACCTTTGGCAGGAAGGATGCACCATTATTTTTTGGCCGCCGGCAGGAAGCACTGAAGGCACTGGAAGGCCTGGGTGATCAACAGCTTATTCATCCGGATAAGTATCAGCGCACCAGTGGCGAGCAATACTTCCGCTGGTTGCAGATTGCAGGCAACAGCGGTTCGTGTAAATAGCGGAGTAAAAATGTACCACTGAAGCGCACAAGATTTTGCGAATATCGCGGAATAAAAGTGTGCCAGTCTGATGCCTGTAAGCTGATGCGTTTAGCACCAAGTGAAAGGCGAAAGGATGTATTCAGTGGAACTATATGTAAAAATACGACGGGCGGTGATGGTTGAAGGCAAAAGCGAGCGAGAAGTCGCGCGTTATTTTGGTATTCACCGCGAGACTGTTAAGAAGATGTGTCAATATGCGGTACCGCCAGGTTACCGGCGCAAGAGTTCTCCTGCTTCACCAAAGCTAGCCGCTTTCACTGGCATTATAGATGCCATTCTTGAAGCTGATAAAACAGTTCATCCCAAACAACGTCATACGGCAACCCGGATATTGGAGCGATTGCGCGATGAACATGGATTCACTGGCGGCTATACCATTGTGCGTAATTATGTTTATAAAGCCAAGATTCAGCAGAAGGAGATGTTTATGCCGCTGGTCCATTTACCTGGCCACGCTCAGGTAGACTTTGGCGAAGCTGACGGTTATATTGGTGGCAAGCTGGTACGGTTTCATTATTTCTGTCTTGATCTGCCACATTCGGACGGCTGCTTTGTCAAAGCCTATCCGACGGAAGATACCGAATCCTTTCTGGATGGGCATGTTGCTGCATTTGCGTTTTTAGGTGGTGTGCCGCAATCTATTTTATATGACAATACCAGGCTCGCCGTCGCTAAAATACTGGGTGATGGCAAGCGTAAGCGGACTAAAGCATTCAGTGAACTGCAAAGTCATTATCTGTTTGAAGACAAATTTGGACGTCCAGGGCGGGGTAATGATAAAGGCAATGTTGAAGGCATGGTTGGTTTCAATCGTCGCCATTTCATGGTGCCGTTGCCGATAGCTGATAATTTTGATGCCTTGAACACCAGGTTGCTGGACGGTTGTATCAAACGCCAACAAGCTAAGCTACGTGGGCAAACTGAAACCATTGCTGAGCGTATGAAGCGTGATGCTGCTGCACTCATGGCATTGCCTGCAGCTGAGTTTGATGCATGCCACAAGATTTCGACTCGTGTATCTTCTCTGTCTCTGGTGCGCTATCGAACCAACGACTACTCGGTACCCACTCAGTACGGTCATCGGGAAGTGCTGGTCAAAGGTTACGTTGATCATGTTGATATTTGTCTGGGTGCGGACACCATTGCACGACATCAACGCAGCTATGGCCGGGAAGAATTCATCTATAACCCGCTGCATTATTTGGCATTGCTGGAACAAAAGCCGCGCGCATTGGATCAGGCGGCGCCCCTCCAGGATTGGGTGCTGCCCGAAGTATTTGATCGTTTGCGCCGATTGCTTGAAGCGCGGTTGGAACGGCGTGGTCGCAAGGAATATATCCAGGTTTTGCGGCTACTGGAGAATTTTAGCCAAGCGCAAGTTGAACATGCGATAAAAAAAGCGATTGATTTGGGTTCAATTGGATTTGACGCGATCAAGCATCTGATTCTGTGTGCAATTGAACAACGGCCAGCGAAACTCGATCTGACGTGTTACCCCTATCTACCCAATGCCAATGTACTACCCACCGAACCTAGGACGTACTTAAGCCTGTTGCAAATATCCGAAGCAACTCAAAAACCTGTAATGGAGAGTCATTATGAATGAAACATCGATTTCCACGACAGTTACACCACAGGTTTTGCTGGAGAATCATTTCAAGGCATTGAAGCTTTCGACCTTTGCTCGTGAATATGAGAAGGTTGCAATCGAATGCGCAAATGAAGGTGTTGATTACGCGCGTTACTTATTACGGTTATGTGAGCTTGAGCGTATCGACCGTGAGCGACGCAATACTGAGCGGCGTATACGTATGGCAAAATTCCCGGTGATTAAAAGCCTGGATACCTTCGATTTCACTGCAATTCCAGAATTGAATAAATCGTTGGTATTAGAGCTGATGCGCTGCGAATGGATTGACAAGCGTGAAAATGTCATTGCATTGGGGCCTTCGGGCGTTGGCAAAACGCATACAGCGTTAGCTTTAGGGCTGGCCGCTTGTCAGAAAGGTTTGAGCGTTGTCTTTAAGACGGCCGCAGCTTTGGTACATGAATTGATGGAAGCGCGTGATGAGAAACGGTTGCGTCTATTGCAAAAACAGCTGGCTAACACCAAATTGTTGATCATCGACGAACTGGGTTATGTGCCATTTACTGCAGTAGGCGCAGAGCTCTTGTTTGAAGTGTTTAGTCGCCGTTACGAACATGGCGCCACCCTGGTCACATCGAATTTACCGTTTGACGAATGGACAAGTGTTCTGGGGTCAGAACGATTGACCGGCGCACTGCTGGATCGTTTGACCCACCATGTCCATATCCTGGAAATGAATGGTGAATCGTATCGCCTGGCTGCAAGTAAGAAGCGACAAAAACAATCAATGAATTCCACACTTATAGGAAAGGAGAACACCAAAAAAAATAATGAGTAGTTGGGGAATACACTGCGCTTTATTTCAACCCCGGAATATAAAAAATAAAAGCGCTAAACCCGAGGATTAATTCCTCTTTTTTATTAACTTTACTGGTACACTTTTAACGCGCTATCTGGTACATTTTTGCTCCGCTATTGACAATCTTTCTTATGTGAAAGTGGGTAAAAAAACGCCACTGACATTAGCACATTTTGGTTTTGATCGTGACGGGTCAATACTCGACGATAACCTACTGCCAAACAATCTGACTGCTGAATGGCGCGAGGATAATGCGAATGCAGACAAATCATTCCCGAGTTATGCGCGGATGCTCAAACATCACGGCATGGAAGAAGGTGAAAGCCGCTATTCCTGGACAGTTGATTTTACAGCGCGGCGAGCAAAAGCGCGTGAAGCGATGCAGCCATTATTGGATGAAGCCACGCAAATTAAAGCAACTGTGATTGACTTGAAAGAGAAGCTTAAACGCTTAAAAAAAGAGCAGGCGGGTACTGCTGAACTGGAAACCCAGATCAGAGATAAAGAAAAAGCCATCCGGGAACTGGAGAACAAGGCCGCCGATCTTGATGCTGCTGTATTTGACCTGAAAGCCGTTAATCCTAATGCCGTTGCAAAAATCGACAGCCGCACACCGCAGCAGATTATCCAGAATATTGAAACACAAGGACGCATCATTTCAGAAGCATTAACCAAGCTTAATACACTGTTAAATTAGTATTTGTTAAAAAACAAGGAAGAATTGATATGGCAATCTGGTTAGTCCGTACCGGTGCTCATAGAGATAGCGAACAAAAACTGATTTATATTTTTGAAGATAAGATCAAAACCACCACCAACCGTGTCTGGGGGGAAGTCTCATGAGCAAAGACCTGACCAATTCAACCATCGACCGGCAGAATATTCTCAATAATCCTTATGCCGTGGCAGAAATTGAGAAAGCTGCAGGCATACAGGGGGTTGTGTTTGAAGGGAAGACGGTGTTACTCAAGGAGCAGGTCGCGGCGTTCTTCGAAGTAACGCTTCGTACGATTGAAAATTATCTTGAGCAGCATGCTCGGGAATTATTGCATAACGGTTATGAGGTATTGAAGGGTAACCGACTGAAATCATTTAAAGAAGTTATCAAGGAGCGGCATGTTCCCGAAATTGATTTCGGGAACATCAGCAAGACGCCACAACTGGGTATTTTTGATTTTCGTGCATTTCTCAATCTTGCGATGCTGATCTCAGAAAGCGAACGGGCGAAATTGTTGCGCCAGGCGATACTCGATATTGTTATTGATACCATTAACCAGCGCACCGGCGGCGGCACCAAGTACATTAACCAGCGTGATGAAGATTTTTTGCATTCCGCGTTTGTCGAGGAAAATTATCGCAAGCAATTCACCGATGCGCTGAAGGACTGCGTGGCAATGGGAAACTTCAAGTATGCGGTTTATACCGACAAGATTTATGTCAGCATTTTCCGTGAAAAAGCGAATGAGTACCGTAAAATTTTAAAGCTTGATAACCGGGACAACGTTCGCGCCACTTTTTATGCAGAAGTGCTTGATCTGATTGCTGCCTATGAAAGTGGTTTTGGCGACATGCTGCAAAAACGAGCGGTACTAGAAGGACGCAAGTTAACAATTAGTGAAGTCGATAGTCTGTTCAAAACGTTTGAATCGCAGGCGCACTGGAAACCGTTGATCGAAAAAGCACGTGTGAAGATGGCCAGCCGTGATCTGGCGTTCCGGGATGCATTGCATCTACAGCTCAAGGAATACGTCACACCGGTGCAGCGCGAGGATTACGAACGTTTTCTTGGGGAGAAAAGCAAAGAACTGACTGAACGGCTGGAAGAAGCCAAGGATGTCATGAAACGCCTGAAGGAGCGGGAATAGTGGCATTGTTCTACCTGAGCCTGGAACAAGCCATCGAGATTCATGCAAAAACAGTGGAAGTAAGCGGCGGCGGTACGCTGGGACATCTGGATCTCGGCAAACTGGAGAGCGTGCTGCAAAATATTCAAAACGATGACTATTACCCGACATTCGAAGACAAACTGACACATTTGTTTTTCAGCGCCTGCAAATTTCACTGTTTTCAAGACGGTAATAAACGGATTGCGATAACGCTATGTGCGCAAATATTGCTGTTCAACGGTTATATGTACTGCACCAGCAGTTTTCTGCGAGAAATGGAGAACATCAGCTACCATGTTGCCGCCGGTAGAATCGATAAAGCGCTGTTACAGGAAATCATCACTGCGCATTTGCTGGAAGAAGAAAGCGACGAGTCGCTTAAGCTGAAGATATTGAATGCGATTTCAGAATGAAAAGATAATTTGGGTTCAAGTAATAAGTGCAATTAGTGAAAGGTTATCGGTGAATATATGAGCGAATTAAAAACATGTTTCAAACGCGTTGATTACGATCTTGCAGGTTTACTGCATTACATTGACATTGGCGACATCGGTTTACCTGACATTCAGCGTCCTTTTGTGTGGTCTAACGCGAAAGTCCGTGATTTATTTGATTCGATGTATAGAGGTTTTCCTGTTGGTTATTTGTTGTTCTGGGCTAACCAGGCTGTACAAGGCGTTAAGCAGATTGGAACCGGTGACAAGGTGCATCATGTACCGTCATTGCTCATTGTGGATGGTCAACAGCGCCTTACCTCGCTTTACGCAGTATTTCGCGGCCAAACGGTACTCGATGAAGACTATCAGGAGCGGCGGATTGAAGTAGCTTTTCGACCGCGTGATAGTAAGTTTGATGTGGCCGATGCTGCGATTCGCCGTGATCCGGAGTGGATTGCAAATATTTCTGAAATCTGGTCATCCGGCAAATCAAGCAGAAAGCTGGTAAATGATTTTATTCAACGGCTATCCGAGAAAGCGCCTTTAACTGAAGATGAAGAGGAAGCAATATCTCATAACCTTGATCGCCTGTTTGATTTGCAAATATTTCCTTTCACGGCATTGGAAATTGCGCCATCAGTTGATGAAGAACAGGTCGCAGATATTTTTGTACGCATCAATAGTGAAGGCGTGAAGTTAAACCAGGCAGACTTTATTCTGACTTTGTTATCTGTTTTTTGGGATACAGGGCGCAAGGCACTTGAAGATTTTTGCCGACAATCCCGCAAAATACCCAATCAAGGCAGCGGTGCTTCGCCGTTTAACTATTTCATACAACCAGATCCTGACCAATTGCTCAGAGTATCTATTGCCTACGGCTTCTGGCGCGGTCGGCTCAAAAGTGTTTATCAGGTGTTACGCGGCAAGGACATGGATACTGGCGAGTTTTCGGCTGATAAACGCGAATCCCAGTTTAAAGTGCTGCAGGCGGCGCAGGTTGAAGTGTTGAATATCACAAACTGGCATCAGTTTCTAAGCAGTCTTGTAGGTGCCGGTTTCCGTGGTGGTCAAATGATCTCCTCTAAGAATGCGTTGCTCTATGCTTATGCCTTTTACTTGATAGGAAAAAAACGCTTTAATGTTGCTGAACATATCTTGCAACGCCTAATTGGCCGCTGGTTTTTCTTCAGTTCTTTGACTGGAAGATATAGCAATTCACCAGAATCGGCAATGGATAGTGACTTGAACCGAGTGCGTGTGGCGAAGGATGGTGATCTATTTATCAATGTTTTGGAAGATATAATGGTTTCGGAGTTGACGAATGATTTTTGGGGAATAACACTTCCTGCCAATTTGGAGAGTTCATCAGCCAGGAATCCCGAGTTGTTCGCCTACATAGCTGCACAGAACAAACTATCGGCCCCAGTTCTTTTCTCGCACAAAAAAGTGCCTGAATTACTCGATCCATCACTAAAAGCAAATAAAAAACCATTAGAACGCCATCATCTTTTCCCGAGAGCCTGGCTGGAAAGACAAGGCATCAGTGATCTGAAAATAATCAATCAGCAAGCCAACTTTGCACTCATCGAATGGCCTGACAACATCAATATTAGCGATACAGCTCCAGAAGATTATGTACCGAAAATTCGACCTCGCTTTAGTGATGAAGCTTGGGAATCGATGCATGTATATCATGCATTACCTAAAGATTGGGAAGTGTTGCCATACCAAGATTTCCTTCAGCAACGGCGGAAATTTATGGCCGCAATTATTCGGCGTGGCTTTGATTCATTGAAATAGACGATATGCAAACATAGGCAAGTTGACTATCAAACAGCTTTGGCTTTAAGTGGAATGATTGCCGCACCCTGTTGCGCAGCAGCAAGCTGTTTTCCCCACCAGTCGAATAACTGGATGCGTTTTTCAAATCGTTCACCCCGGTCATAAGCTCGTGCGACTTCGTTGTCATGCGCGTGATCGAGTGCCAGTTCGACAACATCGCGTTCAAAGTTGTTGTCTTTTGCCAGTGTAGAAAATGAGCTGCGCCAGCCATGTGGAACATGTATGCCTCTTAATTTCAGGGTAACACGGTACATTTTCTCGATGGCTTCACAGCCGATATGTTTGTTTCCAGCAGGTGAAGGGAAAACAAAACCTTTTTTGCCGTAAATCGCTTGCCATTGTTTCAGTTCCGAAACAATTTCATAGGATAAAGGAACGCGATGATCTATGAAACGGGTTTTGACCTTCATTTTTGGCCGTGGAATTGTCCAAACGGGTTGCTCGCTTTCCAGATCGAATTCTTTCCATTCGGCTGTGATAACGTTGTCGATACGCATAGCAGTGAACGCAATTAAACGATGCGCCATACGTACCGATGGTGAGGTTCTTGCCATATCCGCACGGCGTAATACATCGCCCAGTGAAACAAAATCTAACAAGGCTGGCATTCTTCCGCTATCTTTTTTGCGCGGCAGAATTTCACGAGCAGGTAGAGCAGGATTATCGCGGCACAAGCCTTTTGCCTGCGCATAACGAAATACCCCATTTGTGTGCTGCAAGATACGCGTGGCG
It includes:
- a CDS encoding toll/interleukin-1 receptor domain-containing protein, which translates into the protein MANNNNSLSSNQQVFISYSRADREACIQLRSELEKSGFSVFRDEDDIYPGDQWVSELEKALEHCTAFVLLIGKDGVQRWVSAEYHVALRRHYAKAEDMRPLSIFPILLEDASAASIPSFLKSFQAIHWNFPEPLPHKLLEAIKPHPVGNSIALFDGCPFLGLSTFGRKDAPLFFGRRQEALKALEGLGDQQLIHPDKYQRTSGEQYFRWLQIAGNSGSCK
- the istA gene encoding IS21 family transposase, which gives rise to MYSVELYVKIRRAVMVEGKSEREVARYFGIHRETVKKMCQYAVPPGYRRKSSPASPKLAAFTGIIDAILEADKTVHPKQRHTATRILERLRDEHGFTGGYTIVRNYVYKAKIQQKEMFMPLVHLPGHAQVDFGEADGYIGGKLVRFHYFCLDLPHSDGCFVKAYPTEDTESFLDGHVAAFAFLGGVPQSILYDNTRLAVAKILGDGKRKRTKAFSELQSHYLFEDKFGRPGRGNDKGNVEGMVGFNRRHFMVPLPIADNFDALNTRLLDGCIKRQQAKLRGQTETIAERMKRDAAALMALPAAEFDACHKISTRVSSLSLVRYRTNDYSVPTQYGHREVLVKGYVDHVDICLGADTIARHQRSYGREEFIYNPLHYLALLEQKPRALDQAAPLQDWVLPEVFDRLRRLLEARLERRGRKEYIQVLRLLENFSQAQVEHAIKKAIDLGSIGFDAIKHLILCAIEQRPAKLDLTCYPYLPNANVLPTEPRTYLSLLQISEATQKPVMESHYE
- the istB gene encoding IS21-like element helper ATPase IstB: MNETSISTTVTPQVLLENHFKALKLSTFAREYEKVAIECANEGVDYARYLLRLCELERIDRERRNTERRIRMAKFPVIKSLDTFDFTAIPELNKSLVLELMRCEWIDKRENVIALGPSGVGKTHTALALGLAACQKGLSVVFKTAAALVHELMEARDEKRLRLLQKQLANTKLLIIDELGYVPFTAVGAELLFEVFSRRYEHGATLVTSNLPFDEWTSVLGSERLTGALLDRLTHHVHILEMNGESYRLAASKKRQKQSMNSTLIGKENTKKNNE
- a CDS encoding type II toxin-antitoxin system death-on-curing family toxin, yielding MALFYLSLEQAIEIHAKTVEVSGGGTLGHLDLGKLESVLQNIQNDDYYPTFEDKLTHLFFSACKFHCFQDGNKRIAITLCAQILLFNGYMYCTSSFLREMENISYHVAAGRIDKALLQEIITAHLLEEESDESLKLKILNAISE
- a CDS encoding DUF262 domain-containing protein, producing the protein MSELKTCFKRVDYDLAGLLHYIDIGDIGLPDIQRPFVWSNAKVRDLFDSMYRGFPVGYLLFWANQAVQGVKQIGTGDKVHHVPSLLIVDGQQRLTSLYAVFRGQTVLDEDYQERRIEVAFRPRDSKFDVADAAIRRDPEWIANISEIWSSGKSSRKLVNDFIQRLSEKAPLTEDEEEAISHNLDRLFDLQIFPFTALEIAPSVDEEQVADIFVRINSEGVKLNQADFILTLLSVFWDTGRKALEDFCRQSRKIPNQGSGASPFNYFIQPDPDQLLRVSIAYGFWRGRLKSVYQVLRGKDMDTGEFSADKRESQFKVLQAAQVEVLNITNWHQFLSSLVGAGFRGGQMISSKNALLYAYAFYLIGKKRFNVAEHILQRLIGRWFFFSSLTGRYSNSPESAMDSDLNRVRVAKDGDLFINVLEDIMVSELTNDFWGITLPANLESSSARNPELFAYIAAQNKLSAPVLFSHKKVPELLDPSLKANKKPLERHHLFPRAWLERQGISDLKIINQQANFALIEWPDNINISDTAPEDYVPKIRPRFSDEAWESMHVYHALPKDWEVLPYQDFLQQRRKFMAAIIRRGFDSLK
- a CDS encoding site-specific integrase codes for the protein MKQREWSEGHFTKSVRAFERDIYPLLGKLPVASITPAIVAKTIEDIHKRDVFETATRILQHTNGVFRYAQAKGLCRDNPALPAREILPRKKDSGRMPALLDFVSLGDVLRRADMARTSPSVRMAHRLIAFTAMRIDNVITAEWKEFDLESEQPVWTIPRPKMKVKTRFIDHRVPLSYEIVSELKQWQAIYGKKGFVFPSPAGNKHIGCEAIEKMYRVTLKLRGIHVPHGWRSSFSTLAKDNNFERDVVELALDHAHDNEVARAYDRGERFEKRIQLFDWWGKQLAAAQQGAAIIPLKAKAV